In one Fusarium falciforme chromosome 5, complete sequence genomic region, the following are encoded:
- a CDS encoding Phosducin domain-containing protein, translated as MAAPSEQRIAVPIDDPNADTEWNDILRKHGVIPEKPPSPTPMIEEAILEGRRLAHENRLEGKDLDELDELEDEEDEAFLEMYRQKRMAELSNLQKKALHGSVYPISKPEYQREVTDASKNGPVFVNLTSSMGTNVESRVLTELWRQAAKEYGEIKFCEIRASQAIENYPDRNCPTILVYKNGDIVKQIVTLMTIGGVRTNMQKIDNLLVEVGAVPDSDMRVIKRRQAAEDAEEERLAGKTIKTGTAGKSRNVDSDDDDWD; from the exons atggccgctCCTTCAGAACAGCGCATTGCTGTGCCCATCGACGACCCCAATGCCGACACAGAATG GAACGATATCCTTCGGAAACATGGTGTCATTCCTGAGAAGCCGCCGAGCCCGACTCCTATGATCGAGGAGGCCATTCTCGAAGGCCGGAGATTAGCACATGAGAACCGATTGGAGGGAAAGGACCTGGACGAGTTGGACGagcttgaggatgaggaagacgaggcgTTTCTCGAGATGTACCGACAGAAGCGCATGGCCGAGTTGAGCAATCTTCAGAAAAAGGCCCTCCACGGAAGCGTATACCCCATTTCCAAGCCCGAGTACCAGCGCGAGGTCACAGACGCCTCCAAGAATGGCCCGGTGTTTGTCAACCTCACATCCTCCATGGGCACCAACGTCGAGTCCAGGGTCTTGACCGAGCTTTGGAGGCAGGCCGCCAAGGAGTACGGCGAGATCAAGTTCTGCGAGATCCGGGCGAGCCAGGCCATCGAGAACTATCCCGATCGAAACTGTCCGACCATCCTGGTGTACAAGAACGGCGACATTGTCAAGCAGATTGTGACTCTAATGACTATTGGCGGCGTGCGGACCAATATGCAAAAGATTGACAACCTGCTGGTAGAGGTTGGCGCTGTTCCTGACTCGGATATGCGTGTAATCAAGAGAAGGCAAGCTGCTGaggacgccgaggaggaacgcCTGGCAGGGAAGACCATCAAAACGGGGACTGCTGGGAAATCAAGAAATGTCGAcagtgatgacgatgattgGGATTAA
- a CDS encoding Glutamyl-tRNA(Gln) amidotransferase subunit A, mitochondrial translates to MSAAFVRRLALNPPRHTVISRRAVVRAQLAQWRSHSTYNHFVGSSESVTTDSSIPLRKDAKPFRLAVKDNIATADFPTQCASQILSSHPSPFEATVVRQLRQRGASVVGKTNMDEFGMGSHSTNSIHGAVRNPLAEDDDVSAGGSSGGSAVAVRVGDADVALGTDTGGSIRLPAAYTGTVGYKPSYGMISRFGVVPYANSLDTVGFLASEVKPIHDLVFKTGLYQEHDSSDPTSLPVASRKRCAETTPSTLPDLSKLNIGIPLEYNIEELDPSIRDAWVAAASALEAQGATLVPISLPSTTEALCAYYVLAPAEASSNLAKYDGVRYGKRSEGSDAVGETLYSDTRGAGFGDEVKRRILLGTYSLSSEAMDNYFIQAQKVRRMVQQDFDRVFRLDNPLYEPAQFDLSDMAEATGMEDKRGPLQVDFILCPTAPTFPPRLDEIKEQSSVDVYMNDVFTVPASLAGLPAVSVPARVEGSRFPAGLQVIGQYWDDQRVLLLAEKLKEAVA, encoded by the exons ATGAGCGCGGCTTTTGTGCGCCGCTTGGCCTTGAATCCGCCGCGCCACACTGTTATATCCCGTCGAGCCGTTGTTCGCGCGCAATTGGCACAATGGCGCTCTCATAGCACCTACAACCACTTTGTGGGCAGCA GTGAATCTGTTACCACAGACTCTTCTATTCCACTACGGAAAGATGCGAAACCCTTCAGACTCGCCGTCAAGGACAACATCGCAACCGCCGACTTCCCCACACAATGCGCCTCTCAGATCCTCTCCTCCCACCCCTCGCCATTCGAGGCCACTGTCGTCCGGCAATTGCGTCAGCGGGGTGCTTCTGTAGTTGGAAAGACCAACATGGACGAGTTTGGCATGGGATCACACTCAACGAACTCGATCCACGGCGCTGTGAGGAACCCATTGGCAGAGGACGATGATGTTTCAGCTGGTGGTAGTTCTGGTGGAAGCGCCGTTGCTGTTCGGGTTGGAGACGCCGATGTTGCGTTGGGAACAGACACGGGAGGCTCAATTCGACTACCGGCGGCTTATACGGGAACCGTTGGCTACAAGCCCAGCTATGGCATGATCTCCCGGTTCGGTGTCGTTCCATACGCCAATTCTTTGGATACGgttggcttcttggccagtGAAGTCAAGCCCATCCATGACCTCGTCTTCAAGACTGGTTTATATCAAGAGCATGACTCGAGTGACCCGACATCACTCCCTGTTGCTTCCAGGAAACGCTGCGCTGAGACGACACCCTCTACCCTCCCCGACCTGTCCAAGCTAAACATTGGCATTCCTCTTGAGTACAACATCGAGGAACTTGATCCCTCCATCCGAGATGCTTGGGTGGCTGCCGCCTCTGCTCTCGAAGCACAGGGTGCAACTCTGGTTCCCATCTCCCTTCCCTCTACGACAGAGGCCCTTTGCGCGTACTACGTGCTCGCCCCAGCTGAAGCTTCCTCTAACCTCGCAAAATACGACGGAGTTCGCTACGGAAAGCGTAGCGAGGGTAGTGACGCTGTTGGCGAGACTCTATACTCTGACACCCGTGGAGCCGGTTTCggcgacgaggtcaagaGGCGAATCCTACTCGGCACATACAGTCTCAGCTCCGAAGCTATGGATAACTACTTTATCCAGGCGCAAAAGGTTCGACGTATGGTCCAGCAGGACTTTGACCGCGTGTTCCGGCTGGACAACCCGCTGTATGAACCCGCGCAGTTCGATCTCAGCGACATGGCTGAAGCCACCGGCATGGAGGACAAGCGAGGTCCTCTGCAAGTGGACTTCATCCTTTGTCCCACGGCACCCACGTTTCCTCCGCGGTTGGACGAGATCAAAGAGCAGAGCAGCGTGGACGTGTACATGAACGATGTCTTTACGGTGCCTGCCAGTCTCGCGGGCTTGCCGGCTGTGAGCGTCCCCGCCAGGGTTGAGGGGAGTCGATTCCCGGCTGGATTGCAAGTGATTGGGCAATATTGGGATGATCAGAGGGTGCTGTTACTGGCGGAGAAGTTGAAGGAGGCTGTGGCATGA
- a CDS encoding Pre-mRNA-splicing factor 38, translating to MSKNKDTVQADARRFLDERGSNATMAPNGLNPATIMEKAVKDRIVDSYFYKEQCFALNEADIVDRVVEHVSFIGGTYGVTQKPSPFLCLAFKLLELAPSDAVLHEYLHYGGDEFKYLRALACFYFRLTRQAKDVYEMLEPFLEDRRKLRRRGRAGVALTYMDEFVDDLLVKDRVCGTSLWKMPKRETLEDLEILEPRVSPLGDLEDLLEEDEPEGENGTREESGELSDRDEMDVDRDERPRSQSRSPSRSRSRSRSP from the coding sequence ATGAGCAAAAATAAAGATACCGTGCAAGCCGATGCGCGGCGCTTCCTCGATGAGCGCGGCTCCAACGCGACGATGGCGCCCAACGGCCTCAACCCCGCGACAATCATGGAAAAGGCCGTCAAGGACCGTATCGTCGACTCGTACTTTTACAAGGAGCAGTGCTTCGCGCTCAACGAGGCCGACATTGTCGACCGCGTCGTAGAGCACGTGTCGTTCATCGGCGGAACCTACGGCGTCACGCAAAAGCCCAGCCCCTTCCTGTGCCTCGccttcaagctcctcgagctcgcccCCAGCGACGCCGTGCTGCACGAGTACCTGCACTACGGCGGCGACGAGTTCAAGTACCTGCGCGCACTGGCTTGCTTCTACTTTCGGCTCACGCGACAGGCAAAGGACGTGTACGAGATGCTGGAGCCGTTTCTCGAGGACAGGCGcaagctgaggaggaggggcagGGCAGGCGTGGCGTTGACGTACATGGATGAGTTTGTGGATGACCTGCTGGTCAAGGATCGCGTTTGCGGTACGAGTTTATGGAAGATGCCGAAGCGGGAGACGTTGGAGGACTTGGAGATACTGGAGCCGAGGGTCAGTCCTCTTGGCGATCTCGAGGAtctgctggaggaggatgagccGGAGGGTGAGAATGGAACGAGGGAAGAGTCTGGGGAGCTCTCGGAtagggatgagatggatgtcgATCGCGACGAAAGGCCGAGGAGCCAAAGTCGAAGTCCAAGcaggagccggagccggagccgtTCACCCTGA